Proteins from a genomic interval of Maylandia zebra isolate NMK-2024a linkage group LG15, Mzebra_GT3a, whole genome shotgun sequence:
- the snap91b gene encoding clathrin coat assembly protein AP180 isoform X6 — protein sequence MSGQTLTDRIAAAQYQLTGSDMARAVCKATTHEVMAPKKKHLEYLVSATNTTNVNIPQMADTLFERSTNASWVVVFKALVTTHHMCVYGNERFIQYLASRTSLFNLSNFIDKTGSHGYDMSTFIRRYGRYLNEKAFAYRQMAFDFTRVKKGADGVMRTMTTEKLLKGMPVLQTQIDTLLEFDVHPKELNNGIINAAFLLLFKDLVKLFASYNDGIINLLEKFFKMKKSECKEALEIYKRFLTRVTKIGEFMKLAETVGVDKNDIPDINYAPSSILESLETHMNGLEDIKGGKKGEGSNYKVKIAKFLLIETLQDLQETVNPDSVTTTGQRQKSRLTG from the exons ATGTCGGGGCAAACGCTCACGGATCGCATTGCCGCTGCGCAGTACCAGCTAACGGGATCGGATATGGCCCGGGCTGTCTGCAAAGCCACCACTCACGAAGTGATGGCGCCCAAGAAAAAGCACCTGGAAT ACCTGGTGTCAGCCACCAATACCACCAACGTGAACATCCCTCAGATGGCTGACACACTGTTTGAGCGATCCACCAACGCCAGCTGGGTGGTCGTCTTCAAGGCCCTCGTCACCACACACCACATGTGTGTCTATGGCAATGAG aGGTTCATTCAGTACTTGGCATCCAGGACATCCTTGTTCAACCTCAGCAACTTTATTGACAAAACCGGATCTCATG GCTATGACATGTCTACATTCATCAGGCGGTATGGACGATACCTGAATGAGAAAGCCTTCGCTTACCGCCAGATGGCATTTGACTTCACCAGAGTCAAGAAAGG CGCTGATGGAGTGATGAGAACCATGACTACTGAGAAGCTGCTGAAAGGCATGCCTGTTCTGCAGACACAGATTGACACACTCCTGGAGTTTGAT GTTCATCCCAAGGAGCTGAACAATGGGATCATCAATGCTGCATTTCTGCTTCTCTTCAAGGACTTGGTGAAACTGTTTGCATCCTACAATGATGGGATCATCAACCTATTAG aGAAATTCTTCAAAATGAAGAAGAGTGAATGCAAGGAGGCCTTGGAGATCTACAAGCGTTTCCTGACCAGGGTGACAAAGATTGGAGAATTCATGAAGCTGGCTGAG ACAGTTGGAGTTGACAAAAATGACATTCCCGACATCAACTAT GCTCCCAGCAGTATCCTAGAATCTCTGGAAACCCACATGAATGGCCTGGAGGATATAAAAGGTGGAAAGAAGGG TGAAGGGTCTAACTACAAGGTGAAGATTGCAAAGTTTCTTCTGATAGAAACTCTACAAGATTTACAAGAAACTGTAAATCCAGACAGCGTTACCACCACAGGCCAAAGACAAAAAAGCCGGCTGACTGGTTAG
- the pgm3 gene encoding phosphoacetylglucosamine mutase: MAEFQEISKLSALHPKPAGLVLQYGTSGFRTNAKQLDHIMFRMGLLATVRSKKTKATIGVMVTASHNPEEDNGVKLVDPMGEMVTQDWEEHATQLANADQEDLLTALKNIIEKEAINMSQEANVFVGKDTRSSSASLSQAVLDGVSALGGHSKDYGLVTTPQLHYMVCCQNTQGKYGEATVEGYYTKFCQAFIQLTKNTSNRTDDQKHLCLDGANGIGALKVREMESHLKKELQISLNNDGSKGRLNHQCGADYVKVQQKPPTGIKINPGERCCSFDGDADRIVYYYTDSEGTFHLLDGDKMATLISTFLKELLTQAGLDLKIAVVQTAYANGSSTHYLENTMKVLVRCTKTGVKHLHHVAQEFDVGVYFEANGHGTVLFSKAAEEKIQQLAEDTNVNDERKKAALLLRNTINVINQTVGDAISDMLLIEAILAIKGMTIQQWDTIYTDLPNRQLKVKVADRRVIDTTDAERRAVTPAGLQEAIDNLVKKYRQARSFVRPSGTEDVVRVYAEADTQESADALAHEVSLAVYRLAGGVGDEPKPLH, translated from the exons ATGGCCGAATTTCAAGAAATATCAAAGCTGTCCGCTTTGCACCCGAAGCCCGcagggcttgttttgcagtatGGTACTTCTGGCTTCAGGACCAACGCCAAACAGCTGGACCACATCATGTTCAGGATGGGTCTGTTGGCCACAGTGCGCTCCAAAAAGACCAAAGCAACCATCGGTGTCATGGTCACTGCATCGCACAACCCAGAG GAAGACAACGGTGTGAAGCTCGTTGACCCGATGGGCGAGATGGTGACACAGGACTGGGAGGAGCATGCCACCCAGCTGGCCAATGCAGATCAGGAAGACTTGCTCACTGCTCTGAAGAACATTATAGAAAAGGAGGCCATTAACATGAGCCAGGAGGCTAATGTGTTTGTGGGAAAAGATACTAG GAGCAGCAGTGCCAGCCTTTCACAAGCAGTACTGGATGGAGTTTCTGCTCTTGGTGGTCACAGCAAAG ACTATGGTTTGGTGACCACCCCTCAGCTTCACTACATGGTCTGCTGTCAAAACACGCAGGGTAAATATGGAGAGGCCACAGTGGAAGGATACTACACTAAATTCTGCCAAGCTTTCATTCAGCTCACCAAGAAT ACGTCCAACCGTACGGATGACCAGAAGCACCTCTGCCTGGATGGCGCTAATGGCATTGGGGCTCTGAAGGTACGTGAGATGGAGAGTCACCTGAAGAAAGAGCTACAAATTTCTCTTAATAATGATGGCAGCAAAGGAAGGCTGAACCACCAGTGCGGAGCCGACTATGTGAAGGTGCAGCAAAAACCCCCAACAG GCATTAAGATTAACCCAGGAGAGCGATGCTGTTCCTTTGATGGCGACGCCGATCGAATAGTTTATTACTACACAGACTCTGAAGGAACATTTCACCTGCTGGATGGAGACAAGATGGCTACCCTCATCAGCACTTTTCTCAAAGAGCTGCTCACACAG GCTGGACTAGACTTGAAGATAGCAGTAGTGCAAACTGCTTATGCTAATGGAAGTTCAACACACTATCTGGAGAACACAATGAAG GTCTTAGTGAGGTGTACGAAGACTGGAGTGAAGCATCTTCACCATGTAGCCCAGGAGTTTGATGTCGGTGTGTACTTTGAGGCCAATGGCCACGGAACA GTGTTGTTCAGCAAGGCAGCTGAAGAGAAAATCCAGCAGCTGGCTGAGGACACAAACGTCAACGACGAGAGGAAGAAAGCAGCTCTCCTGCTGCGAAACACGATCAACGTCATCAACCAG actGTAGGAGATGCCATTTCTGACATGCTGCTGATTGAAGCCATACTGGCCATCAAAGGAATGACTATCCAGCAGTGGGACACCATCTATACCGACCTGCCAAATAGGCAACTTAAAGTCAAG gTGGCGGACCGCAGGGTGATAGACACAACAGACGCAGAGAGGCGGGCGGTGACCCCAGCAGGCCTGCAGGAGGCCATCGACAATTTAGTGAAGAAATACAGACAGGCTCGCTCCTTCGTGAGGCCCTCTGGCACAGAGGATGTGGTGAGAGTATATGCAGAGGCAGACACGCAG GAGAGTGCTGATGCCCTGGCACATGAAGTCAGCCTTGCAGTGTATCGCCTTGCTGGAGGAGTTGGGGATGAACCCAAACCATTGCATTAG